Proteins from a genomic interval of Zingiber officinale cultivar Zhangliang chromosome 1B, Zo_v1.1, whole genome shotgun sequence:
- the LOC121967861 gene encoding ACT domain-containing protein ACR3-like isoform X2, with product MRPYFDPDYDNFNQWINPPRVCIDNTTRSDCTLVKVDSVNKPGILLEVVQVLSDLDLPISKAYITSDGTWFMDVFHVTDQQGRKITDKKTIDYIEKALGPEGIKAKSSPGKSVGVHSFGSHVAIELIGTDRPGLLSEIFAVLANQHCNVVAAEVWTHKTRVACVIYINDEVSTQPMTDPNCMSAMEEQLRNVLRGGNDLKGARTNFSVGSTHVDRRLHQLMLADKDYESDDGVIDEKDGMLFKPIITVDHCEDKGYSVVNIKCKDRTKLLFDIVCTLTDMQFVVSHASVSSDGTYGLQELYIRHKDGKTLDSMEEKENVIKCLEAAILRRVSEGFGLEICAKDRVGLLSDVTRVLREYGLSVSRADVTTIGEKAMNVFYVRDPSGNPVDMKTIEALRKEIGQTMMLNVRKLPSATKSPEASGWAKTSFSFGNLLGKFLSLSGRQDLPPVV from the exons ATGCGGCCATACTTCGATCCTGATTATGACAATTTCAACCAATGGATCAATCCTCCAAG GGTATGCATTGACAACACTACTCGGAGTGATTGCACACTTGTTAAG GTGGACAGTGTCAACAAGCCTGGCATACTATTAGAAGTTGTGCAGGTTTTGAGTGATCTGGACCTTCCCATTTCCAAAGCTTACATCACTTCTGATGGCACGTGGTTTATGGATG TGTTCCATGTTACTGATCAGCAAGGGAGAAAGATTACTGACAAAAAGACAATTGACTACATTGAAAAG GCTCTAGGTCCAGAAGGAATAAAGGCAAAATCATCACCAGGAAAATCAGTTGGAGTGCACTCATTTGGTAGCCACGTTGCTATAGAACTTATAGGCACAGATCGTCCAGGCCTTCTCTCAGAGATATTTGCTGTCCTTGCAAATCAACATTGCAATGTAGTAGCTGCTGAAGTCTGGACCCACAAGACACGAGTTGCCTGTGTCATATATATAAACGATGAAGTCTCAACTCAGCCGATGACTGATCCCAATTGCATGTCAGCAATGGAGGAACAGCTTAGGAATGTTTTACGTGGTGGTAATGATTTAAAAGGTGCTCGGACTAACTTCTCTGTAGGTTCAACCCATGTTGATCGTCGCCTCCATCAGCTAATGCTGGCTGACAAGGACTATGAAAGTGACGATGGGGTTATAGATGAGAAAGATGGCATGCTTTTCAAGCCAATCATCACTGTTGACCATTGCGAGGACAAAGGGTACTCAGTGGTGAACATTAAATGCAAAGATCGGACGAAGTTGTTGTTTGATATAGTGTGCACATTGACAGACATGCAGTTTGTTGTATCCCATGCTTCAGTCTCATCCGATGGTACCTATGGTTTACAG GAGTTGTACATCCGTCACAAGGATGGAAAGACCCTTGATTCTATGGAAGAAAAGGAGAACGTCATCAAGTGCCTTGAAGCTGCAATTCTTAGAAGAGTGTCTGAG GGCTTCGGTCTGGAGATCTGTGCTAAAGACAGAGTAGGATTGTTATCTGATGTCACAAGAGTGCTGCGCGAGTATGGTCTTTCAGTGTCAAGAGCAGATGTGACAACTATAGGAGAGAAGGCCATGAATGTGTTCTACGTGAGAGATCCATCAGGTAATCCAGTAGACATGAAGACCATCGAGGCACTCCGAAAGGAGATTGGGCAAACTATGATGCTTAATGTGAGGAAGTTACCTTCAGCTACCAAGTCTCCCGAGGCGAGTGGGTGGGCCAAGACCAGTTTCTCCTTCGGCAACTTGCTTGGCAAGTTCTTGAGTTTATCAGGGAGACAGGATTTGCCTCCTGTGGTCTGA
- the LOC121967861 gene encoding ACT domain-containing protein ACR3-like isoform X1, with protein MEEVGEDWPGRSGTVSSENASSDGEQNMRAVQRDRVCIDNTTRSDCTLVKVDSVNKPGILLEVVQVLSDLDLPISKAYITSDGTWFMDVFHVTDQQGRKITDKKTIDYIEKALGPEGIKAKSSPGKSVGVHSFGSHVAIELIGTDRPGLLSEIFAVLANQHCNVVAAEVWTHKTRVACVIYINDEVSTQPMTDPNCMSAMEEQLRNVLRGGNDLKGARTNFSVGSTHVDRRLHQLMLADKDYESDDGVIDEKDGMLFKPIITVDHCEDKGYSVVNIKCKDRTKLLFDIVCTLTDMQFVVSHASVSSDGTYGLQELYIRHKDGKTLDSMEEKENVIKCLEAAILRRVSEGFGLEICAKDRVGLLSDVTRVLREYGLSVSRADVTTIGEKAMNVFYVRDPSGNPVDMKTIEALRKEIGQTMMLNVRKLPSATKSPEASGWAKTSFSFGNLLGKFLSLSGRQDLPPVV; from the exons atggaggaagtcggagaggattGGCCAGGAAGGAGTGGAACAGTGAGCAGCGAGAATGCAAGCAGTGATGGCGAGCAAAACATGAGAGCAGTACAACGTGATAG GGTATGCATTGACAACACTACTCGGAGTGATTGCACACTTGTTAAG GTGGACAGTGTCAACAAGCCTGGCATACTATTAGAAGTTGTGCAGGTTTTGAGTGATCTGGACCTTCCCATTTCCAAAGCTTACATCACTTCTGATGGCACGTGGTTTATGGATG TGTTCCATGTTACTGATCAGCAAGGGAGAAAGATTACTGACAAAAAGACAATTGACTACATTGAAAAG GCTCTAGGTCCAGAAGGAATAAAGGCAAAATCATCACCAGGAAAATCAGTTGGAGTGCACTCATTTGGTAGCCACGTTGCTATAGAACTTATAGGCACAGATCGTCCAGGCCTTCTCTCAGAGATATTTGCTGTCCTTGCAAATCAACATTGCAATGTAGTAGCTGCTGAAGTCTGGACCCACAAGACACGAGTTGCCTGTGTCATATATATAAACGATGAAGTCTCAACTCAGCCGATGACTGATCCCAATTGCATGTCAGCAATGGAGGAACAGCTTAGGAATGTTTTACGTGGTGGTAATGATTTAAAAGGTGCTCGGACTAACTTCTCTGTAGGTTCAACCCATGTTGATCGTCGCCTCCATCAGCTAATGCTGGCTGACAAGGACTATGAAAGTGACGATGGGGTTATAGATGAGAAAGATGGCATGCTTTTCAAGCCAATCATCACTGTTGACCATTGCGAGGACAAAGGGTACTCAGTGGTGAACATTAAATGCAAAGATCGGACGAAGTTGTTGTTTGATATAGTGTGCACATTGACAGACATGCAGTTTGTTGTATCCCATGCTTCAGTCTCATCCGATGGTACCTATGGTTTACAG GAGTTGTACATCCGTCACAAGGATGGAAAGACCCTTGATTCTATGGAAGAAAAGGAGAACGTCATCAAGTGCCTTGAAGCTGCAATTCTTAGAAGAGTGTCTGAG GGCTTCGGTCTGGAGATCTGTGCTAAAGACAGAGTAGGATTGTTATCTGATGTCACAAGAGTGCTGCGCGAGTATGGTCTTTCAGTGTCAAGAGCAGATGTGACAACTATAGGAGAGAAGGCCATGAATGTGTTCTACGTGAGAGATCCATCAGGTAATCCAGTAGACATGAAGACCATCGAGGCACTCCGAAAGGAGATTGGGCAAACTATGATGCTTAATGTGAGGAAGTTACCTTCAGCTACCAAGTCTCCCGAGGCGAGTGGGTGGGCCAAGACCAGTTTCTCCTTCGGCAACTTGCTTGGCAAGTTCTTGAGTTTATCAGGGAGACAGGATTTGCCTCCTGTGGTCTGA
- the LOC121967861 gene encoding ACT domain-containing protein ACR3-like isoform X4 gives MEEVGEDWPGRSGTVSSENASSDGEQNMRAVQRDRVCIDNTTRSDCTLVKVDSVNKPGILLEVVQVLSDLDLPISKAYITSDGTWFMDVFHVTDQQGRKITDKKTIDYIEKALGPEGIKAKSSPGKSVGVHSFGSHVAIELIGTDRPGLLSEIFAVLANQHCNVVAAEVWTHKTRVACVIYINDEVSTQPMTDPNCMSAMEEQLRNVLRGGNDLKGARTNFSVGSTHVDRRLHQLMLADKDYESDDGVIDEKDGMLFKPIITVDHCEDKGYSVVNIKCKDRTKLLFDIVCTLTDMQFVVSHASVSSDGTYGLQELYIRHKDGKTLDSMEEKENVIKCLEAAILRRVSEIQHYVYLTIGSSPVEQTNLSTKTSL, from the exons atggaggaagtcggagaggattGGCCAGGAAGGAGTGGAACAGTGAGCAGCGAGAATGCAAGCAGTGATGGCGAGCAAAACATGAGAGCAGTACAACGTGATAG GGTATGCATTGACAACACTACTCGGAGTGATTGCACACTTGTTAAG GTGGACAGTGTCAACAAGCCTGGCATACTATTAGAAGTTGTGCAGGTTTTGAGTGATCTGGACCTTCCCATTTCCAAAGCTTACATCACTTCTGATGGCACGTGGTTTATGGATG TGTTCCATGTTACTGATCAGCAAGGGAGAAAGATTACTGACAAAAAGACAATTGACTACATTGAAAAG GCTCTAGGTCCAGAAGGAATAAAGGCAAAATCATCACCAGGAAAATCAGTTGGAGTGCACTCATTTGGTAGCCACGTTGCTATAGAACTTATAGGCACAGATCGTCCAGGCCTTCTCTCAGAGATATTTGCTGTCCTTGCAAATCAACATTGCAATGTAGTAGCTGCTGAAGTCTGGACCCACAAGACACGAGTTGCCTGTGTCATATATATAAACGATGAAGTCTCAACTCAGCCGATGACTGATCCCAATTGCATGTCAGCAATGGAGGAACAGCTTAGGAATGTTTTACGTGGTGGTAATGATTTAAAAGGTGCTCGGACTAACTTCTCTGTAGGTTCAACCCATGTTGATCGTCGCCTCCATCAGCTAATGCTGGCTGACAAGGACTATGAAAGTGACGATGGGGTTATAGATGAGAAAGATGGCATGCTTTTCAAGCCAATCATCACTGTTGACCATTGCGAGGACAAAGGGTACTCAGTGGTGAACATTAAATGCAAAGATCGGACGAAGTTGTTGTTTGATATAGTGTGCACATTGACAGACATGCAGTTTGTTGTATCCCATGCTTCAGTCTCATCCGATGGTACCTATGGTTTACAG GAGTTGTACATCCGTCACAAGGATGGAAAGACCCTTGATTCTATGGAAGAAAAGGAGAACGTCATCAAGTGCCTTGAAGCTGCAATTCTTAGAAGAGTGTCTGAG ATCCAACACTACGTTTATCTGACAATTGGCTCAAGTCCTGTAGAACAAACAAACCTATCAACTAAAACTTCATTATAG
- the LOC121967861 gene encoding ACT domain-containing protein ACR3-like isoform X5, with product MARGLWMALGPEGIKAKSSPGKSVGVHSFGSHVAIELIGTDRPGLLSEIFAVLANQHCNVVAAEVWTHKTRVACVIYINDEVSTQPMTDPNCMSAMEEQLRNVLRGGNDLKGARTNFSVGSTHVDRRLHQLMLADKDYESDDGVIDEKDGMLFKPIITVDHCEDKGYSVVNIKCKDRTKLLFDIVCTLTDMQFVVSHASVSSDGTYGLQELYIRHKDGKTLDSMEEKENVIKCLEAAILRRVSEGFGLEICAKDRVGLLSDVTRVLREYGLSVSRADVTTIGEKAMNVFYVRDPSGNPVDMKTIEALRKEIGQTMMLNVRKLPSATKSPEASGWAKTSFSFGNLLGKFLSLSGRQDLPPVV from the exons ATGGCACGTGGTTTATGGATG GCTCTAGGTCCAGAAGGAATAAAGGCAAAATCATCACCAGGAAAATCAGTTGGAGTGCACTCATTTGGTAGCCACGTTGCTATAGAACTTATAGGCACAGATCGTCCAGGCCTTCTCTCAGAGATATTTGCTGTCCTTGCAAATCAACATTGCAATGTAGTAGCTGCTGAAGTCTGGACCCACAAGACACGAGTTGCCTGTGTCATATATATAAACGATGAAGTCTCAACTCAGCCGATGACTGATCCCAATTGCATGTCAGCAATGGAGGAACAGCTTAGGAATGTTTTACGTGGTGGTAATGATTTAAAAGGTGCTCGGACTAACTTCTCTGTAGGTTCAACCCATGTTGATCGTCGCCTCCATCAGCTAATGCTGGCTGACAAGGACTATGAAAGTGACGATGGGGTTATAGATGAGAAAGATGGCATGCTTTTCAAGCCAATCATCACTGTTGACCATTGCGAGGACAAAGGGTACTCAGTGGTGAACATTAAATGCAAAGATCGGACGAAGTTGTTGTTTGATATAGTGTGCACATTGACAGACATGCAGTTTGTTGTATCCCATGCTTCAGTCTCATCCGATGGTACCTATGGTTTACAG GAGTTGTACATCCGTCACAAGGATGGAAAGACCCTTGATTCTATGGAAGAAAAGGAGAACGTCATCAAGTGCCTTGAAGCTGCAATTCTTAGAAGAGTGTCTGAG GGCTTCGGTCTGGAGATCTGTGCTAAAGACAGAGTAGGATTGTTATCTGATGTCACAAGAGTGCTGCGCGAGTATGGTCTTTCAGTGTCAAGAGCAGATGTGACAACTATAGGAGAGAAGGCCATGAATGTGTTCTACGTGAGAGATCCATCAGGTAATCCAGTAGACATGAAGACCATCGAGGCACTCCGAAAGGAGATTGGGCAAACTATGATGCTTAATGTGAGGAAGTTACCTTCAGCTACCAAGTCTCCCGAGGCGAGTGGGTGGGCCAAGACCAGTTTCTCCTTCGGCAACTTGCTTGGCAAGTTCTTGAGTTTATCAGGGAGACAGGATTTGCCTCCTGTGGTCTGA
- the LOC121967861 gene encoding ACT domain-containing protein ACR3-like isoform X3 — MDVFHVTDQQGRKITDKKTIDYIEKALGPEGIKAKSSPGKSVGVHSFGSHVAIELIGTDRPGLLSEIFAVLANQHCNVVAAEVWTHKTRVACVIYINDEVSTQPMTDPNCMSAMEEQLRNVLRGGNDLKGARTNFSVGSTHVDRRLHQLMLADKDYESDDGVIDEKDGMLFKPIITVDHCEDKGYSVVNIKCKDRTKLLFDIVCTLTDMQFVVSHASVSSDGTYGLQELYIRHKDGKTLDSMEEKENVIKCLEAAILRRVSEGFGLEICAKDRVGLLSDVTRVLREYGLSVSRADVTTIGEKAMNVFYVRDPSGNPVDMKTIEALRKEIGQTMMLNVRKLPSATKSPEASGWAKTSFSFGNLLGKFLSLSGRQDLPPVV, encoded by the exons ATGGATG TGTTCCATGTTACTGATCAGCAAGGGAGAAAGATTACTGACAAAAAGACAATTGACTACATTGAAAAG GCTCTAGGTCCAGAAGGAATAAAGGCAAAATCATCACCAGGAAAATCAGTTGGAGTGCACTCATTTGGTAGCCACGTTGCTATAGAACTTATAGGCACAGATCGTCCAGGCCTTCTCTCAGAGATATTTGCTGTCCTTGCAAATCAACATTGCAATGTAGTAGCTGCTGAAGTCTGGACCCACAAGACACGAGTTGCCTGTGTCATATATATAAACGATGAAGTCTCAACTCAGCCGATGACTGATCCCAATTGCATGTCAGCAATGGAGGAACAGCTTAGGAATGTTTTACGTGGTGGTAATGATTTAAAAGGTGCTCGGACTAACTTCTCTGTAGGTTCAACCCATGTTGATCGTCGCCTCCATCAGCTAATGCTGGCTGACAAGGACTATGAAAGTGACGATGGGGTTATAGATGAGAAAGATGGCATGCTTTTCAAGCCAATCATCACTGTTGACCATTGCGAGGACAAAGGGTACTCAGTGGTGAACATTAAATGCAAAGATCGGACGAAGTTGTTGTTTGATATAGTGTGCACATTGACAGACATGCAGTTTGTTGTATCCCATGCTTCAGTCTCATCCGATGGTACCTATGGTTTACAG GAGTTGTACATCCGTCACAAGGATGGAAAGACCCTTGATTCTATGGAAGAAAAGGAGAACGTCATCAAGTGCCTTGAAGCTGCAATTCTTAGAAGAGTGTCTGAG GGCTTCGGTCTGGAGATCTGTGCTAAAGACAGAGTAGGATTGTTATCTGATGTCACAAGAGTGCTGCGCGAGTATGGTCTTTCAGTGTCAAGAGCAGATGTGACAACTATAGGAGAGAAGGCCATGAATGTGTTCTACGTGAGAGATCCATCAGGTAATCCAGTAGACATGAAGACCATCGAGGCACTCCGAAAGGAGATTGGGCAAACTATGATGCTTAATGTGAGGAAGTTACCTTCAGCTACCAAGTCTCCCGAGGCGAGTGGGTGGGCCAAGACCAGTTTCTCCTTCGGCAACTTGCTTGGCAAGTTCTTGAGTTTATCAGGGAGACAGGATTTGCCTCCTGTGGTCTGA